A portion of the Bacillus thuringiensis genome contains these proteins:
- the prpD gene encoding 2-methylcitrate dehydratase — MIKTNEIKQKDALLEEITDYVLNKEVTSAEAFSTARYVLLDTLGCGILALQYPECTKLLGPVVPGTVVPNGTRVPGTSYVLDPVKGAFNIGCMIRWLDYNDTWLAAEWGHPSDNLGGILAVADYISRVRISEGKEALKVREVLEMMIKAHEIQGVLALENSLNRVGLDHVLYVKVATTAVVAKMLGGTREEIFNALSHAWIDNSSLRTYRHAPNTGSRKSWAAGDATSRGVHLAMTALKGEMGYPTALSAPGWGFQDVLFNKQELKLARPLESYVMENVLFKVSYPAEFHAQTAAECAVKLHPEIKERLDEIDRITITTHESAIRIIDKEGPLNNPADRDHCLQYITAIGLLKGDIVADDYEDAVANDPRVDELRNKMVVVENKQYSLDYLDPNKRSIANAVQVHFKDGTVTENVECEYPLGHRFRRDEAIPKVVQKFTANMAGHYSSKQQEQIHEVCLNEEKLENMNVNEFVDLFLI; from the coding sequence ATGATTAAAACAAATGAAATTAAGCAAAAAGATGCATTATTAGAAGAGATTACGGATTATGTATTAAATAAAGAGGTTACTAGTGCAGAAGCATTCAGTACAGCTCGTTACGTATTACTTGATACACTTGGATGTGGAATTTTAGCACTACAATATCCAGAATGTACGAAATTACTAGGACCAGTTGTGCCAGGAACAGTCGTGCCAAATGGTACACGTGTACCAGGTACGTCTTATGTACTAGATCCAGTAAAAGGTGCATTTAATATCGGATGTATGATCCGTTGGTTAGACTATAACGATACTTGGCTTGCAGCAGAGTGGGGACATCCATCTGATAACTTAGGCGGAATTTTAGCGGTTGCAGATTATATTAGCCGTGTTCGTATTTCAGAAGGAAAAGAAGCTTTAAAAGTACGTGAAGTATTAGAAATGATGATTAAAGCACATGAAATTCAAGGCGTCCTTGCTTTAGAAAACAGCTTAAACAGAGTTGGTCTTGACCATGTATTATATGTAAAAGTAGCAACAACTGCAGTAGTTGCGAAAATGCTTGGCGGAACACGTGAAGAAATCTTTAATGCATTATCACATGCGTGGATTGATAATTCTAGTCTTCGTACATATCGTCATGCTCCAAATACGGGCTCACGTAAATCATGGGCTGCAGGTGACGCAACGAGCCGCGGTGTTCATCTTGCAATGACTGCTCTAAAAGGTGAAATGGGTTATCCAACAGCATTATCTGCGCCAGGATGGGGATTCCAAGATGTATTATTCAATAAACAAGAATTAAAATTAGCAAGACCACTAGAGTCATATGTAATGGAAAATGTATTATTTAAAGTGTCATATCCAGCAGAATTCCATGCACAAACAGCTGCAGAATGTGCAGTGAAGTTGCATCCGGAAATTAAAGAGAGATTAGATGAAATTGACCGTATTACAATTACAACTCATGAATCAGCAATTCGTATTATTGATAAAGAAGGTCCATTAAATAACCCAGCTGATCGTGATCATTGCTTACAATACATTACGGCAATTGGTTTATTAAAAGGAGATATCGTTGCAGACGATTATGAAGATGCAGTAGCAAACGATCCACGTGTAGACGAATTACGTAATAAGATGGTTGTTGTTGAAAACAAACAGTACAGTTTAGATTACCTTGACCCGAACAAGCGCTCAATCGCCAACGCTGTTCAAGTTCACTTTAAAGATGGCACAGTAACAGAAAATGTGGAATGTGAATATCCACTTGGTCACCGTTTCCGTAGAGACGAAGCAATTCCAAAAGTTGTTCAAAAATTCACTGCAAATATGGCAGGTCATTATTCTAGTAAGCAACAAGAACAAATTCATGAAGTTTGTTTAAATGAAGAAAAGCTAGAAAATATGAATGTAAATGAATTTGTAGATCTATTCTTAATTTAA
- a CDS encoding CoA-acylating methylmalonate-semialdehyde dehydrogenase — MITTEIKRVKNHINGEWVESTGTEVEAVPNPATGKIIAYVPLSPKEDVEKAVEAAKAAFETWSKVPVPNRSRNLYKYLQLLQENKDELAKIITLENGKTLTDATGEVQRGIEAVELATSTPNLMMGQALPNIASGIDGSIWRYPIGVVAGITPFNFPMMIPLWMFPLAIACGNTFVLKTSERTPLLAERLVELFYEAGFPKGVLNLVQGGKDVVNSILENKDIQAVSFVGSEPVARYVYETGTKHGKRVQALAGAKNHAIVMPDCNLEKTVQGVIGSAFASSGERCMACSVVAVVDEIADEFIDVLVAETKKLKVGDGFNEDNYVGPLIRESHKERVLGYINSGVADGATLLVDGRKINEEVGEGYFVGATIFDGVNQEMKIWQDEIFAPVLSIVRVKDLEEGIKLTNQSKFANGAVIYTSNGKHAQTFRDNIDAGMIGVNVNVPAPMAFFAFAGNKASFFGDLGTNGTDGVQFYTRKKVVTERWF; from the coding sequence ATGATTACAACTGAAATTAAACGAGTAAAAAATCACATTAACGGTGAGTGGGTTGAATCGACAGGTACGGAAGTAGAAGCAGTTCCAAATCCAGCGACTGGAAAAATTATCGCTTACGTTCCACTATCTCCAAAAGAAGATGTTGAAAAAGCTGTTGAAGCGGCAAAAGCAGCATTCGAAACATGGTCTAAAGTACCAGTTCCGAATCGTTCAAGAAATTTATATAAATATTTGCAGCTATTACAAGAAAATAAAGATGAGCTTGCAAAAATCATTACGCTAGAAAATGGTAAGACGCTAACGGATGCAACAGGTGAAGTACAGCGTGGTATTGAAGCGGTAGAACTTGCAACATCTACGCCAAATTTAATGATGGGTCAAGCGCTGCCGAATATTGCTAGCGGAATTGATGGATCGATTTGGCGCTACCCAATCGGAGTTGTTGCTGGTATTACGCCGTTTAACTTCCCGATGATGATTCCGTTATGGATGTTCCCACTTGCAATTGCTTGCGGTAATACATTCGTATTAAAAACATCGGAAAGAACGCCACTTTTAGCAGAGCGACTTGTAGAATTATTCTATGAAGCAGGTTTCCCAAAAGGCGTATTAAATTTAGTACAAGGCGGAAAAGATGTTGTAAATAGCATTTTAGAAAATAAAGATATTCAAGCTGTTTCGTTCGTTGGCTCTGAGCCGGTAGCTCGTTACGTATATGAAACAGGTACGAAACACGGAAAACGTGTACAAGCGTTAGCAGGTGCGAAAAACCATGCGATTGTAATGCCAGATTGCAATCTTGAGAAAACAGTACAAGGTGTAATTGGATCTGCATTTGCAAGTAGTGGAGAGCGCTGCATGGCATGCTCAGTAGTAGCAGTAGTGGATGAGATTGCTGATGAATTCATTGATGTATTAGTAGCAGAAACGAAAAAATTAAAAGTAGGCGATGGCTTTAACGAAGATAACTATGTTGGACCATTAATCCGTGAATCTCATAAAGAGCGCGTTTTAGGCTATATTAATAGCGGTGTAGCAGATGGGGCAACTTTATTAGTAGATGGCCGTAAAATTAATGAAGAAGTTGGAGAAGGTTACTTTGTAGGTGCGACAATCTTTGATGGCGTGAATCAAGAAATGAAAATTTGGCAAGATGAAATTTTTGCTCCAGTATTAAGCATTGTACGTGTTAAAGATTTAGAAGAAGGTATTAAACTAACAAATCAATCTAAATTTGCAAATGGTGCGGTTATTTATACGTCAAATGGTAAACATGCACAAACATTCCGTGATAACATCGATGCTGGTATGATTGGTGTAAACGTAAACGTTCCAGCACCAATGGCATTCTTCGCATTTGCAGGAAATAAAGCTTCATTCTTTGGTGATTTAGGTACAAATGGTACAGATGGCGTTCAATTCTATACACGTAAAAAAGTTGTAACTGAGCGCTGGTTTTAA
- a CDS encoding LysE family translocator — MIENYLLFIIMSICLIILPGPDTAMATKNTLVAGKVGGVKTVFGTCIALLIHTLAAVIGLSALIVKSALLFSIFKYVGALYLIYIGIKALLAVRNKENLDTNDLSLNNENEHTSCFRQGFLTNLLNPKVAVFFLTFLPQFLNPNHNTFIQLLVMGLTYLVLTVIWFAFYIFLIDKISAFMKKPKTQRYIQGLTGVVLIGFGIKLAFEKNN; from the coding sequence ATGATAGAAAATTATCTTCTTTTCATCATTATGTCTATTTGCCTTATCATTTTACCTGGTCCAGATACAGCAATGGCTACGAAAAACACATTGGTTGCTGGTAAAGTCGGTGGAGTGAAAACAGTGTTTGGTACATGTATTGCACTATTAATTCATACTTTAGCTGCTGTAATTGGTCTTTCTGCACTTATTGTAAAGTCAGCTCTTTTATTTTCTATTTTCAAGTACGTTGGGGCTCTCTATTTAATATATATCGGTATTAAAGCCCTTTTAGCAGTAAGAAACAAAGAAAACTTAGATACAAATGATCTATCTTTGAATAATGAAAACGAACATACTTCTTGCTTTCGCCAAGGATTTCTTACAAATTTATTAAATCCTAAAGTTGCAGTCTTCTTTTTAACTTTTTTACCGCAATTTTTAAATCCAAATCATAATACATTTATTCAACTTCTTGTAATGGGCCTTACTTACCTCGTTTTAACAGTCATTTGGTTTGCATTTTATATATTTTTAATTGATAAAATTAGTGCTTTTATGAAAAAACCAAAGACGCAACGTTATATTCAAGGGCTAACAGGAGTCGTCCTAATTGGATTTGGTATTAAACTAGCTTTTGAAAAAAATAATTAA
- a CDS encoding exonuclease SbcCD subunit D, with product MKLFHTADWHLGKLVHGVYMTEDQKIVLDQFVQAVEEEKPDAVIIAGDLYDRAIPPTEAVDLLNDVLQKIVIDLQTPVIAVAGNHDSPDRIHFGSSLMKKQGLHIAGQFQFPYEPVVLNDEYGEVHFHLIPYADPSIVRHVLKNEDVRSHDDAMRIFMNELSETMDKEARHVFVGHAFVTSSGEAEENTSDAERPLSIGGAEYVNSHYFDKFHYTALGHLHQAHFVRNETIRYSGSPLAYSISEEKHKKGYYIVELNETGEVAIEKRLLSPRRKMRTVEAKIDELLQHPVSEDYVFVKLLDENPVLQPMEKIRSVYPNAMHVERAMQRRELTDTNEVTVSRHKTDDLSLLKAFYKEMKGLDLSEEKERLFIDVLQTVQEREGERG from the coding sequence ATGAAGTTATTTCATACAGCGGATTGGCATTTAGGTAAGCTTGTTCATGGCGTGTATATGACTGAAGACCAAAAGATTGTATTAGATCAGTTTGTACAGGCTGTTGAAGAAGAAAAACCAGATGCTGTAATTATTGCAGGGGATTTATATGACCGAGCAATTCCACCTACAGAAGCAGTAGACTTATTAAATGATGTGCTGCAAAAAATAGTTATTGATTTACAAACACCAGTTATTGCAGTAGCTGGTAATCATGATAGTCCGGATCGTATCCATTTTGGAAGTAGTTTAATGAAAAAACAGGGATTACATATTGCAGGCCAATTTCAATTCCCGTATGAACCTGTTGTACTAAATGATGAATATGGAGAGGTTCACTTCCATCTAATACCGTATGCAGACCCAAGCATAGTTAGACACGTGTTGAAAAATGAAGACGTACGTTCTCATGATGATGCGATGCGCATTTTTATGAATGAGCTCTCTGAAACAATGGATAAAGAAGCTAGACATGTATTTGTTGGACATGCATTTGTAACTTCTTCAGGAGAAGCGGAGGAGAATACAAGTGATGCAGAACGACCACTTTCAATTGGTGGTGCTGAATATGTAAATAGTCATTATTTTGATAAGTTTCATTACACAGCGCTTGGACATTTACATCAAGCGCATTTCGTACGTAATGAGACCATTAGATATTCAGGTTCACCACTTGCCTATTCAATTTCTGAAGAGAAACATAAAAAAGGTTATTACATTGTAGAACTGAATGAAACTGGTGAAGTAGCAATTGAAAAAAGGTTACTTTCACCACGTCGTAAAATGCGAACAGTAGAAGCGAAAATAGATGAATTATTACAGCACCCAGTAAGTGAAGATTACGTATTTGTAAAATTATTAGACGAAAACCCTGTCTTACAGCCAATGGAGAAAATACGATCTGTATATCCAAATGCAATGCACGTTGAAAGAGCGATGCAAAGGCGAGAACTCACAGATACAAATGAAGTAACTGTTTCAAGACATAAAACGGATGATTTATCTCTTTTAAAGGCTTTCTATAAAGAAATGAAAGGGTTAGATTTATCAGAAGAGAAAGAACGCCTATTTATAGATGTATTACAAACAGTGCAAGAACGGGAAGGTGAACGAGGATGA
- a CDS encoding acyl-CoA dehydrogenase family protein translates to MEKTKLPWDEFFSLNKDINHTYFTPEDFSGDEDLIAKTTEQFVKQEIVPQMENIEQHNYKVSRQLFEKAGELGLLGIEVPEDYGGFELGKAVSGLVAEKMGYAGAFSVSFNIHAGVGTLPYIYYGTKEQKEKYLPKIASGEWIGAYALTEPNAGSDALSAKTSAVLNEDGTAWKLNGEKQWITNAHMADVYVVFAKTNKGMTAFIVERTCEGVSIGLEEKKMGIKGSSTATLILEDVVIPAENVLGEVGKGHHVALNILNFARLKLAFGNIGTAKQAIGLSVQYGKERKQFQTELVDFTMIQEKIANMIIATYGAESAAYRTAGVIDEAIHESDEDLMKKMSQFAIECALNKVNASETLAYIVDEAVQIHGGYGYMQEYEVERLYRDARISRIFEGTNEINRLTVAKMLMKQIEQLEDTEVESDVANVERNHRYILLAKKLLKQSLKTLSKTPGLKIDQEQEYSRVISNMLTDVYVMESAFLRTRKAVRKNGEEKERTKQLITDVICEEGYRKVEEAAISVLSAAVTEEQDRHVILAEIRQLLVPLYTNVFTKKREIAKAIINRGKYIV, encoded by the coding sequence ATGGAGAAAACGAAGTTACCGTGGGATGAGTTTTTTTCACTTAATAAAGATATAAATCATACTTACTTTACACCAGAAGATTTTTCAGGTGATGAAGATTTAATCGCAAAAACGACAGAACAATTCGTTAAACAAGAAATTGTTCCACAAATGGAGAATATTGAACAACATAACTATAAAGTTTCTCGTCAATTATTTGAGAAAGCTGGGGAACTTGGATTATTAGGTATTGAGGTACCAGAAGATTATGGCGGATTCGAGTTAGGAAAGGCTGTCTCAGGTCTTGTAGCAGAGAAAATGGGTTACGCTGGGGCATTTAGCGTTTCCTTTAATATACACGCTGGTGTTGGTACATTGCCTTACATATATTACGGAACGAAAGAACAGAAAGAAAAATATTTACCGAAAATTGCATCAGGAGAATGGATTGGGGCTTATGCTTTAACTGAGCCAAATGCTGGTTCTGATGCTTTAAGTGCAAAAACGAGTGCAGTATTAAATGAAGATGGTACTGCTTGGAAGTTAAATGGTGAGAAACAGTGGATTACAAATGCTCATATGGCAGATGTATACGTTGTTTTTGCGAAGACAAATAAAGGAATGACGGCGTTTATTGTCGAAAGAACATGTGAAGGTGTATCCATTGGACTAGAAGAAAAGAAAATGGGGATTAAAGGTTCTTCAACGGCTACCCTAATTTTAGAAGATGTTGTCATCCCTGCTGAAAATGTTTTAGGGGAAGTTGGCAAAGGGCATCACGTAGCTCTTAATATTCTTAACTTCGCTAGACTAAAGCTGGCTTTTGGAAATATTGGAACGGCAAAACAAGCAATTGGTCTGTCGGTACAATATGGAAAAGAGCGAAAACAGTTCCAAACGGAATTAGTAGATTTTACGATGATTCAAGAGAAAATTGCAAATATGATCATTGCTACATATGGAGCAGAAAGTGCAGCTTATCGTACAGCAGGTGTAATCGATGAAGCAATTCATGAGAGCGATGAAGATCTTATGAAGAAAATGTCCCAATTTGCAATTGAATGTGCACTGAATAAAGTGAACGCTTCTGAAACACTTGCTTATATCGTAGATGAAGCTGTACAAATTCATGGTGGTTACGGTTATATGCAAGAGTATGAGGTAGAACGATTATATCGTGATGCTAGAATTAGTCGTATTTTTGAAGGAACGAATGAAATTAATAGATTAACAGTTGCCAAAATGTTAATGAAGCAAATCGAACAATTAGAAGATACTGAAGTAGAAAGTGATGTAGCAAATGTCGAAAGAAACCATCGTTACATTTTATTAGCGAAAAAATTGTTGAAACAATCTTTGAAAACGCTCTCTAAAACTCCAGGTCTAAAAATCGACCAAGAACAAGAATATTCACGTGTAATTTCAAATATGTTGACGGACGTGTACGTCATGGAATCAGCGTTTTTACGTACGAGAAAAGCGGTAAGGAAAAATGGTGAGGAAAAAGAACGTACGAAGCAACTCATAACGGATGTTATTTGTGAAGAAGGATACCGTAAAGTAGAAGAAGCAGCGATTTCTGTACTTTCGGCGGCTGTCACAGAAGAACAAGATAGACATGTGATTTTAGCTGAAATCCGTCAATTATTAGTACCTTTATACACGAACGTATTTACGAAGAAGAGAGAAATTGCGAAAGCTATTATAAATCGCGGGAAATATATTGTGTAA
- the prpB gene encoding methylisocitrate lyase — protein sequence MAWVVKKQSTQEELANRFRALVEANEILQIPGAHDAMAALVAKNTGFSALYLSGAAYTASKGLPDLGIVTSTEVAERARDLVRATDLPVLVDIDTGFGGVLNVARTAVEMVEAKVAAVQIEDQQLPKKCGHLNGKKLVTTEELVQKIKAIKEVAPSLYIVARTDARGVEGLDEAIERANAYVKAGADAIFPEALQSEEEFRLFNSKVNAPLLANMTEFGKTPYYSAEEFANMGFQMVIYPVTSLRVAAKAYENVFTLIKETGSQKDALSNMQTRSELYETISYHDFEELDTGIAKTVLSEDQ from the coding sequence ATGGCTTGGGTTGTGAAAAAGCAGTCAACACAAGAGGAGCTTGCGAATCGATTCCGAGCTTTAGTAGAAGCAAATGAAATTTTGCAAATTCCAGGTGCTCATGATGCAATGGCGGCTTTAGTTGCAAAAAATACAGGTTTTTCAGCTCTTTATTTATCAGGAGCTGCTTATACTGCAAGTAAAGGCTTACCAGATTTAGGTATCGTGACGTCTACTGAAGTGGCTGAGAGAGCAAGAGATTTAGTAAGAGCTACAGACTTACCTGTTCTTGTTGACATTGATACAGGATTTGGTGGTGTACTAAATGTAGCGAGAACAGCTGTAGAAATGGTGGAAGCGAAAGTAGCAGCTGTCCAAATTGAAGATCAGCAATTACCAAAAAAATGTGGACATTTAAATGGTAAGAAACTTGTTACTACAGAAGAATTGGTTCAAAAAATTAAAGCGATTAAAGAAGTTGCACCGAGCTTATACATTGTAGCACGTACTGATGCTCGCGGCGTTGAAGGATTAGATGAAGCAATTGAAAGAGCAAATGCATATGTAAAAGCAGGTGCAGATGCAATTTTCCCTGAAGCGCTTCAATCAGAGGAAGAATTCCGTCTATTTAATAGTAAGGTAAATGCACCTTTACTTGCGAATATGACTGAATTCGGAAAAACTCCATATTATAGTGCAGAGGAATTTGCAAATATGGGCTTCCAAATGGTTATTTATCCTGTAACTTCACTTCGCGTTGCAGCGAAAGCGTATGAAAATGTGTTTACTTTAATTAAAGAAACAGGTTCTCAAAAAGATGCACTTTCTAATATGCAAACGAGAAGTGAATTATACGAAACAATTTCATACCATGACTTTGAAGAGTTAGATACGGGTATTGCAAAAACAGTACTATCAGAAGATCAATAG
- a CDS encoding NAD(P)-dependent oxidoreductase, whose protein sequence is MKKIGFIGLGNMGLPMSKNLVKSGYTVYGVDLNKEAEASFEKEGGIIGLSISKLAETCDVVFTSLPSPRAVEAVYFGAEGLFENGHSNVVFIDTSTVSPQLNKQLEEAAKEKKVNFLAAPVSGGVIGAENRTLTFMVGGSKEVYEKTESIMGVLGANIFHVSEQIDSGTTVKLINNLLIGFYTAGVSEALTLAKKNNMDLDKMFDILNVSYGQSRIYERNFKSFIAPENYEPGFTVNLLKKDLGFAVDLAKESELHLPVSEMLLNVYDEASQAGYGENDMAALYKKVSEQLISNQK, encoded by the coding sequence ATGAAAAAGATTGGTTTTATCGGTTTAGGTAACATGGGTCTTCCGATGTCAAAAAATCTAGTTAAATCAGGTTACACAGTATATGGCGTGGACTTAAATAAAGAGGCAGAAGCGTCCTTTGAAAAAGAAGGCGGAATTATCGGTCTATCAATCTCAAAACTAGCAGAAACATGTGATGTAGTTTTTACAAGTTTACCTTCACCTCGCGCTGTTGAAGCGGTATATTTTGGAGCAGAAGGATTATTTGAAAATGGTCACTCGAATGTAGTTTTCATTGATACAAGTACGGTATCGCCGCAGTTAAACAAACAATTAGAGGAAGCTGCAAAGGAAAAGAAAGTAAACTTTTTAGCAGCACCTGTGAGCGGCGGTGTAATTGGAGCCGAAAATCGTACATTAACGTTTATGGTTGGTGGATCAAAAGAGGTATATGAGAAAACGGAATCTATCATGGGCGTACTAGGCGCGAATATTTTCCACGTTAGTGAGCAGATTGATAGTGGTACAACTGTTAAGTTAATTAATAACTTATTAATTGGTTTTTATACAGCTGGTGTGAGTGAAGCTTTAACATTAGCGAAAAAGAACAATATGGATTTAGATAAAATGTTTGATATTTTAAATGTAAGTTATGGTCAAAGCAGAATCTATGAACGTAATTTTAAAAGTTTTATAGCACCTGAAAACTACGAGCCAGGATTTACTGTGAACTTATTGAAGAAAGATTTAGGGTTTGCAGTTGACTTAGCTAAGGAAAGCGAACTCCATTTACCGGTAAGCGAAATGTTATTAAACGTATATGACGAAGCGAGTCAAGCTGGATATGGTGAAAACGATATGGCAGCTTTATATAAGAAAGTTAGCGAGCAATTAATTTCTAATCAAAAATAA
- a CDS encoding enoyl-CoA hydratase/isomerase family protein, with protein MTEHVLFSVSENGVATITLNRPKALNSLSYDMLQPIGQKLKEWERDERIALIVLKGAGTKGFCAGGDIKTLYEARSNEVALQHAESFFEEEYEIDTYIYQYTKPIIACLDGIVMGGGVGLTNGAKYRIVTERTKWAMPEMNIGFFPDVGAAYFLNKAPGYTGRFVALTASILKASDVLFINAADYFMTSDSLPEFLTELESVNWHKEDDVHTNLKEVIRTFATAPNLESELTPSLEVINSHFAFDTIEEIIHSLEKDESSFALKTKETLLSKSPISLKVTLKQFIDGQDKSVEECFATDLILAKNFMRHEDFFEGVRSVVVDKDQNPNYKYKQLSDVSEEDVNRFFNLLNA; from the coding sequence ATGACTGAACACGTTTTATTTTCTGTTAGTGAAAACGGCGTAGCAACAATTACTTTAAACCGTCCAAAAGCACTTAATTCTTTATCTTATGACATGTTACAACCTATCGGACAAAAACTTAAAGAGTGGGAACGCGATGAGCGTATTGCACTTATCGTGTTAAAAGGAGCTGGCACAAAAGGTTTTTGTGCAGGTGGCGACATTAAAACTCTTTATGAAGCGCGTTCCAATGAAGTGGCATTGCAACATGCAGAAAGTTTTTTTGAAGAAGAGTATGAAATTGATACATATATTTATCAATATACAAAACCGATTATTGCTTGTTTAGATGGAATTGTAATGGGCGGTGGTGTCGGTCTTACAAATGGTGCGAAGTATCGCATTGTAACTGAACGTACGAAATGGGCAATGCCAGAGATGAATATCGGCTTCTTCCCAGATGTCGGAGCTGCATATTTCTTAAATAAAGCACCTGGATATACAGGACGCTTCGTTGCTTTAACAGCATCTATTTTAAAAGCTTCTGACGTATTATTTATTAATGCTGCTGATTACTTTATGACATCTGATTCATTACCAGAGTTTCTTACTGAACTTGAAAGTGTAAATTGGCATAAAGAAGATGATGTACATACTAATTTAAAAGAAGTTATTCGTACATTCGCAACTGCTCCAAACTTAGAAAGCGAGCTGACTCCTTCATTAGAAGTAATCAATTCACATTTTGCTTTCGATACAATTGAAGAAATCATCCATTCATTGGAGAAAGATGAAAGCTCCTTTGCTCTAAAAACGAAAGAAACACTGTTATCAAAATCCCCTATTTCACTAAAAGTAACATTAAAACAGTTTATTGATGGACAAGATAAATCCGTTGAAGAATGTTTCGCTACGGACCTTATACTTGCTAAAAACTTCATGAGACATGAAGATTTCTTCGAAGGAGTACGCTCCGTTGTCGTTGATAAAGATCAAAATCCGAATTATAAATATAAACAGTTAAGTGACGTTTCAGAAGAAGATGTGAATCGTTTCTTTAATTTACTTAATGCATAA
- a CDS encoding DUF2584 family protein, producing the protein MKFEMHTKIISNEKEVRLHIEENIFQLILDGYHLFTIQEILPLYKSNEERIGSATILKLEWENGKTTINYQLVSLKSVN; encoded by the coding sequence ATGAAATTTGAGATGCACACAAAAATTATTTCAAATGAAAAAGAAGTAAGATTACATATTGAAGAAAATATATTTCAATTAATATTGGATGGTTATCACTTATTTACAATTCAAGAAATATTGCCTTTATATAAATCCAATGAAGAAAGAATTGGAAGTGCAACGATATTGAAGCTAGAGTGGGAGAACGGAAAAACTACAATAAACTATCAACTTGTTTCACTAAAATCAGTAAATTAA